A genomic stretch from Aedes albopictus strain Foshan chromosome 2, AalbF5, whole genome shotgun sequence includes:
- the LOC109428471 gene encoding uncharacterized protein LOC109428471 isoform X1 produces the protein MWTKSINIEVIVICFLSIIPWPGPSVFKISCSRDSSRVVRKIVQSKWLPILEKYQVTLPLECPFHPLRDIFGPQQAAKKQNRPSQWTCGLCGKSFFEEKHLDMHFENRHKSNINTAEDAVCLADYCDMMRCEVLIAKDATLSFGGDPNMMSTDIEVWNEATAYRTALSTAGPRDLAKVPVRKSLLPKILQTIKNDILSERKSPISALSAKGLSNCEVPANKRKSRVREHSGSDDDHGVEIDDEEEEDDDEDDEDDEDEENENDSNATSQCEQNLVDSSLPPVDRKQQKLSEMQRMKANCKVEELDQLKTRCEILVRDCIVGLLVQLSLEDFKSMEEEMNRAVCWYLTCERYWEDGPLDQRPFPWGLVFVLVMVLSLGVCLCYYIIWILFDEDHSPMTSNQITAHPSPTHGRHYLQPQASIYHLADGGHSATSLNSLGQMSNMNVTPVGVSSGTDLQHTPQIHATQVPYGDEGGYGYAAGSGSNAVGTDGAAIVGATMAGAGGEFSELGQSEHYIYVTYPPELKRRLLERYGSDIYMQLLRKNAYEYY, from the exons GTGATAGTAATCTGCTTTCTATCGATCATCCCATGGCCTGGTCCGAGCGTGTTCAAAATATCCTGCTCCCGCGACAGTTCCCGAGTGGTGCGCAAAATAGTCCAGTCCAAATGGTTGCCCATCCTGGAGAAGTACCAGGTCACACTACCGCTGGAATGTCCCTTTCACCCGTTGCGCGACATCTTCGGTCCGCAGCAGGCAGCCAAAAAGCAGAACCGCCCGAGCCAGTGGACCTGCGGTCTGTGTGGTAAGAGTTTCTTCGAAGAGAAACACCTCGATATGCACTTTGAAAACCGCCACAAAAGCAACATCAACACGGCGGAGGACGCCGTCTGCCTGGCGGACTATTGCGACATGATGCGCTGCGAGGTGTTGATCGCCAAGGATGCCACCCTGTCGTTCGGGGGCGATCCTAACATGATGTCCACCGATATCGAGGTGTGGAACGAAGCAACTGCCTACCGGACGGCCCTATCCACCGCCGGCCCAAGGGACTTGGCGAAGGTGCCAGTGAG GAAATCTCTACTTCCAAAGATCCTACAAACGATCAAGAATGACATCCTAAGCGAACGGAAGTCGCCGATTTCGGCACTCAGTGCAAAAGGCTTGTCCAACTGTGAAGTTCCGGCCAACAAACGGAAGTCCCGTGTGAGAGAGCACTCGGGAAGTGACG ATGACCATGGGGTGGAAATTGACGATGAAGAGGAGGAGGACgatgacgaggatgacgaagacgATGAGGACGAGGAGAATGAAAACGATAGCAATGCGACATCGCAGTGTGAGCAGAATCTGGTGGATTCTTCGCTACCGCCGGTTGATCGCAAACAGCAGAAGCTGTCGGAGATGCAACGAATGAAAGCCAACTGCAAGGTGGAGGAGTTGGATCAACTGAAAACGCGTTGTGAAATTCTGGTACGGGACTGTATCGTTGGGCTGCTGGTTCAgctatccttggaggattttaagAGCATGGAGGAAGAGATGAATCGAGCCGTCTGTTGGTACCTGACATGTGAGAGGTACTGGGAAGACGGACCTTTGGATCAGCGGCCATTCCCGTGGGGACTGGTGTTCGTCCTGGTGATGGTCCTATCGTTGGGCGTGTGCTTGTGCTACTATATCATTTGGATATTGTTTGA CGAAGACCATAGTCCAATGACCAGTAACCAGATAACGGCTCATCCGAGTCCAACGCATGGACGGCACTACCTGCAGCCGCAGGCCAGCATCTACCACTTGGCGGATGGTGGCCATTCGGCAACCAGCCTCAACAGTTTGGGCCAGATGTCCAACATGAACGTGACGCCCGTGGGCGTTTCCAGTGGAACGGATCTACAGCATACGCCGCAGATCCACGCCACACAGGTACCGTACGGCGACGAAGGCGGCTACGGGTACGCTGCCGGAAGTGGATCCAACGCTGTGGGGACCGACGGAGCAGCCATCGTGGGAGCTACCATGGCCGGAGCCGGCGGCGAGTTCAGCGAACTGGGCCAAAGCGAGCACTACATCTACGTGACGTACCCGCCAGAACTGAAACGAAGACTACTCGAAAGGTATGGTAGCGACATTTATATGCAACTCTTGCGGAAAAATGCCTATGAATACTATTAG
- the LOC109428471 gene encoding uncharacterized protein LOC109428471 isoform X2, with amino-acid sequence MWTKSINIEVIVICFLSIIPWPGPSVFKISCSRDSSRVVRKIVQSKWLPILEKYQVTLPLECPFHPLRDIFGPQQAAKKQNRPSQWTCGLCGKSFFEEKHLDMHFENRHKSNINTAEDAVCLADYCDMMRCEVLIAKDATLSFGGDPNMMSTDIEVWNEATAYRTALSTAGPRDLAKVPVRKSLLPKILQTIKNDILSERKSPISALSAKGLSNCEVPANKRKSRVREHSGSDDDHGVEIDDEEEEDDDEDDEDDEDEENENDSNATSQCEQNLVDSSLPPVDRKQQKLSEMQRMKANCKVEELDQLKTRCEILVRDCIVGLLVQLSLEDFKSMEEEMNRAVCWYLTCERYWEDGPLDQRPFPWGLVFVLVMVLSLGVCLCYYIIWILFDEDHSPMTSNQITAHPSPTHGRHYLQPQASIYHLADGGHSATSLNSLGQMSNMNVTPVGVSSGTDLQHTPQIHATQVPYGDEGGYGYAAGSGSNAVGTDGAAIVGATMAGAGGEFSELGQSEHYIYVTYPPELKRRLLESCYNRTTRL; translated from the exons GTGATAGTAATCTGCTTTCTATCGATCATCCCATGGCCTGGTCCGAGCGTGTTCAAAATATCCTGCTCCCGCGACAGTTCCCGAGTGGTGCGCAAAATAGTCCAGTCCAAATGGTTGCCCATCCTGGAGAAGTACCAGGTCACACTACCGCTGGAATGTCCCTTTCACCCGTTGCGCGACATCTTCGGTCCGCAGCAGGCAGCCAAAAAGCAGAACCGCCCGAGCCAGTGGACCTGCGGTCTGTGTGGTAAGAGTTTCTTCGAAGAGAAACACCTCGATATGCACTTTGAAAACCGCCACAAAAGCAACATCAACACGGCGGAGGACGCCGTCTGCCTGGCGGACTATTGCGACATGATGCGCTGCGAGGTGTTGATCGCCAAGGATGCCACCCTGTCGTTCGGGGGCGATCCTAACATGATGTCCACCGATATCGAGGTGTGGAACGAAGCAACTGCCTACCGGACGGCCCTATCCACCGCCGGCCCAAGGGACTTGGCGAAGGTGCCAGTGAG GAAATCTCTACTTCCAAAGATCCTACAAACGATCAAGAATGACATCCTAAGCGAACGGAAGTCGCCGATTTCGGCACTCAGTGCAAAAGGCTTGTCCAACTGTGAAGTTCCGGCCAACAAACGGAAGTCCCGTGTGAGAGAGCACTCGGGAAGTGACG ATGACCATGGGGTGGAAATTGACGATGAAGAGGAGGAGGACgatgacgaggatgacgaagacgATGAGGACGAGGAGAATGAAAACGATAGCAATGCGACATCGCAGTGTGAGCAGAATCTGGTGGATTCTTCGCTACCGCCGGTTGATCGCAAACAGCAGAAGCTGTCGGAGATGCAACGAATGAAAGCCAACTGCAAGGTGGAGGAGTTGGATCAACTGAAAACGCGTTGTGAAATTCTGGTACGGGACTGTATCGTTGGGCTGCTGGTTCAgctatccttggaggattttaagAGCATGGAGGAAGAGATGAATCGAGCCGTCTGTTGGTACCTGACATGTGAGAGGTACTGGGAAGACGGACCTTTGGATCAGCGGCCATTCCCGTGGGGACTGGTGTTCGTCCTGGTGATGGTCCTATCGTTGGGCGTGTGCTTGTGCTACTATATCATTTGGATATTGTTTGA CGAAGACCATAGTCCAATGACCAGTAACCAGATAACGGCTCATCCGAGTCCAACGCATGGACGGCACTACCTGCAGCCGCAGGCCAGCATCTACCACTTGGCGGATGGTGGCCATTCGGCAACCAGCCTCAACAGTTTGGGCCAGATGTCCAACATGAACGTGACGCCCGTGGGCGTTTCCAGTGGAACGGATCTACAGCATACGCCGCAGATCCACGCCACACAGGTACCGTACGGCGACGAAGGCGGCTACGGGTACGCTGCCGGAAGTGGATCCAACGCTGTGGGGACCGACGGAGCAGCCATCGTGGGAGCTACCATGGCCGGAGCCGGCGGCGAGTTCAGCGAACTGGGCCAAAGCGAGCACTACATCTACGTGACGTACCCGCCAGAACTGAAACGAAGACTACTCGAAAG
- the LOC115257735 gene encoding probable ATP-dependent RNA helicase DDX53 — MTNATWPPVVRRLTHNYMNNPVQVYDGNLDLAATHTITQQIEVIDEEDKYMRVMNLVTDIGPNDKVIISCVRKTRADDLSIEFVLSGIIVSACTAIGNRLTVSRPWRTSNPAMCGSLSERMWPHKG; from the coding sequence ATGACGAATGCGACGTGGCCACCGGTTGTCCGCCGGTTGACCCATAACTACATGAATAATCCGGTGCAGGTATACGACGGAAACCTGGATCTGGCCGCAACGCACACAATCACCCAGCAGATCGAGGTGATTGATGAGGAGGATAAGTACATGCGGGTGATGAACCTCGTGACCGACATAGGGCCCAATGACAAGGTCATCATCTCTTGCGTCCGGAAAACGAGGGCTGATGATCTGTCGATCGAGTTTGTTCTGTCCGGCATAATTGTATCAGCTTGCACGGCGATCGGGAACAGGCTGACCGTTAGCAGGCCCTGGAGGACATCAAATCCGGCGATGTGTGGGTCCTTATCGGAACGAATGTGGCCTCACAAGGGCTAG